The stretch of DNA CATCACGCACTGGTCTACACCACCCAGGAAAGCCAAAAGAGGAAAAGAAAAGGGAAATGGGCGAGATTATCTGTGCGGAACTCCTGAAATACGGGCCTGCAAAAGTCTCATGCACGTTTTGCGGAAAGAGTCGGAATCAAGTCGAGCATTTGATTTCGGGGCCAGGGGTGAATATCTGCTCTGATTGCGTCGACCTTTGCCGCGCGATTATCGAGGAGGGAAATACAACATCTTAGTCTCCGTCTGCTCTTCCAGTTTCCTTCCGGGCGATTCCCTTTCTCTCTATATGGAGGGTCTCGGGAACGTCCTGCTTTCTCTCTGGAGAGTCTGAAGGGAGAGGCATCGGCAACAAGGAAGAAAGGGCCGTGAATCGCTGCTATGCGCGGGCATCTCGGACGCGCTGAGGGCGGTCTCATGTCGACTTGTAGTCGTCTCACGCGCGTGCTTGATGATCTCGGGCGCGCGTGATTTCGTCTCAGGCGCACGCCCACTACTGACCTTACTGAGGGCACTGCACCTACTGAATCTCAGTAGGTGCAGTGCCCTCAGTTCTGCGCCGCGCGAGACCGGCTCAGGGGCCCAATTCGCCTATAAGTTGGGAGGCTCGGACTGAACTCAGACGAGGGAGACGACGGGGACCCGTGGACAGTGAGCAGCACGACCAGGAGCAGCGCAGGGCGCCGCAGGGCGCGGCGCCGCCGCCCC from Streptomyces sp. NBC_01485 encodes:
- a CDS encoding ClpX C4-type zinc finger protein; this encodes MGEIICAELLKYGPAKVSCTFCGKSRNQVEHLISGPGVNICSDCVDLCRAIIEEGNTTS